A window of Streptomyces sp. SAI-127 contains these coding sequences:
- a CDS encoding DUF2637 domain-containing protein translates to MRLTDISLNWLLPGAVLLLGMLAAVAVLARSKRSGGEHAKDDSWERSEERRRRKEAIYGTASYVLLFCCAAVAAALSFHGLVGFGQQNLNLSGGWEYLVPFGLDGAAMFCSVLAVREASHGDAALGSRILVWTFAGAAAWFNWVHAPRGFGHDGAPQFFSGMSLSAAVLFDRALKQTRKAALREQGLVPRPLPQIRIVRWVRAPRETYKAWSLMLLENVRSLDEAVDEVREDQREKEAARLRRRGEQRVERAQLKAISRGHRGFVGRGGGRQLESPAAPALERASAEPAIPNPDPLPVRQRPSLQPVRGASESHSVDLTAEDDTMALPRLDSLERKLKDLEQQFG, encoded by the coding sequence ATGAGACTGACCGACATATCGCTGAACTGGTTGCTTCCGGGCGCCGTACTGCTCCTGGGCATGCTGGCGGCGGTAGCGGTGCTCGCGCGGAGCAAGCGGTCCGGCGGGGAGCACGCGAAAGACGACTCGTGGGAGCGGAGCGAGGAGCGCCGCAGGCGCAAGGAGGCCATATATGGCACCGCCTCCTATGTCCTTCTGTTCTGCTGTGCGGCGGTTGCCGCCGCCCTCTCCTTCCACGGTCTGGTGGGCTTCGGCCAGCAGAACCTGAACCTGTCCGGCGGCTGGGAATACCTCGTCCCGTTCGGCCTGGACGGCGCGGCGATGTTCTGTTCCGTGCTCGCGGTGCGCGAGGCCAGCCACGGTGACGCGGCCCTCGGCTCCCGGATACTCGTGTGGACGTTCGCCGGTGCGGCGGCCTGGTTCAACTGGGTGCACGCGCCCAGGGGGTTCGGCCACGACGGCGCGCCGCAGTTCTTCTCCGGCATGTCCCTCTCGGCCGCCGTCCTCTTCGACCGCGCGCTGAAGCAGACCCGTAAGGCCGCTCTGCGCGAGCAGGGTCTGGTGCCGCGTCCGCTGCCCCAGATCCGCATCGTCCGCTGGGTGAGGGCGCCGCGTGAGACGTACAAGGCCTGGTCGCTGATGCTGCTGGAGAACGTGCGCAGCCTCGACGAGGCGGTCGACGAGGTCCGCGAGGACCAGCGTGAGAAGGAAGCGGCCCGACTGCGTCGGCGCGGCGAGCAGCGCGTGGAGCGCGCCCAGCTCAAGGCGATCAGCCGAGGGCACCGCGGCTTCGTCGGCCGGGGCGGCGGGCGCCAGTTGGAGTCCCCGGCGGCCCCGGCTCTGGAGCGAGCCTCCGCGGAGCCTGCCATACCCAACCCGGACCCGCTGCCCGTACGCCAGCGTCCCTCACTTCAGCCCGTCCGCGGCGCGTCTGAGTCGCACTCCGTCGACCTCACCGCGGAGGACGACACAATGGCCCTGCCGCGTCTCGACTCGCTGGAGCGCAAACTCAAGGATCTTGAGCAGCAGTTCGGCTGA
- a CDS encoding ATP-binding protein → MEEKADSALEQAQSPQLRRRLEQADLGAVPETRRALRELLRHWGRPGRSEIAELLTSELVTNALVHTDHDAVVTATVGPRALRVEVRDFVARRPRMRVPNADDGTHGRGLVLVQSLADAWGVRAHGVGKAVWFELDAGTA, encoded by the coding sequence GTGGAGGAGAAGGCGGACAGCGCCCTGGAGCAGGCGCAGTCGCCTCAGCTCCGGCGCAGACTGGAGCAGGCGGACCTGGGGGCCGTACCTGAGACACGCAGGGCCTTGCGCGAGCTGTTACGACATTGGGGGAGGCCCGGACGATCCGAGATAGCCGAACTGCTCACCAGTGAACTCGTCACCAACGCACTCGTGCACACAGACCACGACGCGGTCGTCACGGCCACGGTGGGGCCCCGGGCGCTGAGGGTCGAGGTGCGGGACTTCGTCGCCCGCAGACCCCGGATGCGTGTACCGAACGCCGATGACGGTACACACGGCAGGGGCCTGGTCCTGGTGCAGTCCCTCGCGGACGCCTGGGGTGTACGGGCACACGGCGTGGGCAAGGCCGTCTGGTTCGAACTCGACGCCGGAACGGCGTGA
- a CDS encoding VOC family protein: MPEIAFTEVAPVVPVRNLAAALERYRRLGFAARAYDGPQRYGYVERGSVSMHLSEWSEHDPLRTGAVVYLYVSDADAVHAEWVASGVEGRFAEPADTPYGLREFAYVDPDGTAHRVGSAAGS; encoded by the coding sequence ATGCCAGAAATCGCCTTCACCGAAGTCGCGCCCGTCGTCCCGGTCCGGAACCTCGCCGCGGCCCTGGAGCGATACCGTCGGCTGGGCTTCGCCGCGCGTGCCTACGACGGTCCGCAGCGGTACGGCTACGTCGAGCGGGGCTCGGTCTCGATGCACCTCAGCGAGTGGTCCGAGCACGACCCTCTGCGCACCGGAGCCGTCGTCTATCTGTACGTGAGTGACGCCGACGCCGTCCATGCCGAGTGGGTCGCTTCCGGCGTCGAGGGACGCTTCGCCGAGCCGGCCGACACGCCTTACGGACTGCGGGAGTTCGCCTACGTGGACCCCGACGGCACGGCTCACCGTGTGGGGTCCGCGGCCGGCTCCTAG
- a CDS encoding pyruvate dehydrogenase, producing the protein MAKQNVAEQFVDILVKAGVKRLYGVVGDSLNPVVDAVRRNSAIDWVHVRHEETAAFAAGAEAQITGTLAACAGSCGPGNLHLINGLYDAHRSMAPVLALASHIPSSEIGLGYFQETHPDQLFRECSHYSEMISNPKQMPRLLQTAIQNAVGRSGVSVVTLPGDIADQPAPDKAAETALVTSRPSVRPGDAEIDKLVELIDKADRVTLFCGSGTAGAHAEVMEFAEKVKSPVGHALRGKEWIQYDNPFDVGMSGLLGYGAAYEATHECDLLILLGTDFPYNAFLPDDVKIAQVDVRPEHLGRRSKLDLAVWGDVKETLRCLTPRVKAKTNRRFLDKMLKKHADALEGVVKAYTRKVDKHVPIHPEYVASVLDELADDDAVFTVDTGMCNVWAARYISPNGRRRVIGSFSHGSMANALPMAIGAQFTDRGRQVVSMSGDGGFSMLMGDFLTLVQYDLPVKVVLFNNSSLGMVELEMLVAGLPSYGTTNKNPDFAAVARACGAHGVRVEKPKDLAGALKSAFKHKGPALVDIVTDPNALSIPPKISTEMVTGFALSASKIVLDGGVGRMLQMARSNLRNVPRP; encoded by the coding sequence ATGGCCAAGCAGAACGTCGCCGAACAGTTCGTGGACATCCTCGTCAAGGCCGGTGTGAAACGCCTCTACGGCGTCGTCGGCGACAGCCTCAACCCCGTCGTGGACGCCGTCCGCCGCAACTCCGCCATCGACTGGGTGCACGTACGGCACGAGGAGACCGCCGCCTTCGCCGCGGGCGCGGAGGCCCAGATCACCGGCACACTCGCCGCCTGCGCCGGTTCCTGCGGACCCGGCAACCTGCACCTCATCAACGGGCTCTACGACGCCCACCGCTCGATGGCCCCCGTGCTCGCCCTCGCCTCGCACATCCCCTCCAGCGAGATCGGCCTCGGTTACTTCCAGGAGACCCACCCCGACCAGCTGTTCCGCGAGTGCAGCCACTACAGCGAGATGATCTCCAACCCGAAGCAGATGCCAAGGCTGCTGCAGACCGCCATCCAGAACGCCGTCGGCCGCTCCGGTGTCAGCGTCGTCACCCTCCCCGGCGACATCGCCGACCAGCCCGCCCCCGACAAGGCCGCCGAGACCGCCCTCGTCACCTCCCGGCCCAGCGTCCGCCCCGGCGACGCCGAGATCGACAAGCTCGTCGAGCTGATCGACAAGGCCGACAGGGTCACCCTGTTCTGCGGCAGCGGCACGGCGGGCGCGCACGCCGAGGTCATGGAGTTCGCGGAGAAGGTCAAGTCACCGGTGGGGCACGCCCTCAGGGGCAAGGAGTGGATCCAGTACGACAACCCCTTCGACGTCGGCATGAGCGGACTGCTCGGCTACGGCGCCGCCTACGAGGCCACCCACGAGTGCGACCTGCTGATCCTGCTCGGCACCGACTTCCCGTACAACGCCTTCCTCCCCGACGACGTCAAGATCGCCCAAGTCGACGTACGCCCCGAGCACTTGGGCCGCCGCTCCAAGCTCGACCTCGCCGTCTGGGGCGACGTGAAGGAGACCCTGCGCTGTCTGACGCCCCGGGTGAAGGCCAAGACGAACCGGCGTTTCCTCGACAAGATGCTCAAGAAGCACGCCGACGCGCTCGAAGGGGTCGTGAAGGCGTACACCCGCAAGGTCGACAAGCACGTCCCGATCCATCCCGAGTACGTGGCCTCCGTACTCGACGAACTCGCCGACGACGACGCGGTGTTCACCGTCGACACCGGCATGTGCAATGTGTGGGCCGCCCGTTACATCTCGCCCAACGGCCGCCGCCGTGTGATCGGTTCCTTCTCGCACGGCTCGATGGCGAACGCGCTGCCGATGGCGATCGGGGCGCAGTTCACCGACCGCGGACGGCAGGTGGTGTCGATGTCCGGCGACGGCGGATTCTCCATGCTGATGGGCGACTTCCTGACCCTCGTCCAGTACGACCTCCCCGTGAAGGTCGTCCTCTTCAACAACTCCTCGCTCGGCATGGTCGAGTTGGAGATGCTGGTCGCCGGGCTCCCCTCCTACGGCACCACGAACAAGAACCCGGACTTCGCGGCCGTGGCCCGCGCCTGCGGTGCCCATGGCGTGCGCGTGGAGAAGCCCAAGGACCTCGCCGGGGCCCTGAAGTCGGCGTTCAAGCACAAGGGTCCCGCCCTCGTCGACATCGTCACCGACCCCAACGCCCTCTCCATCCCGCCGAAGATCAGCACCGAGATGGTCACCGGCTTCGCCCTGTCCGCCTCGAAGATCGTCCTCGACGGAGGAGTCGGCCGCATGCTCCAGATGGCCCGCTCCAACCTCCGGAACGTGCCCCGGCCCTGA
- a CDS encoding protein phosphatase 2C domain-containing protein: protein MDIPTLPPTPVGFVGSGPPTYDAEPTALPPADPDELDDLVADTVLDGARYGTCTLRAASVRGDSARFRGEPRRDSLLTARFGTGEQALILVAMATGARATPGAHRAAAEACHWIGRAVGRSHARLAQDISAARRGDLKSGLHRLTDRSLGKLRASAVEQGIDPEEYAATLRCLLLPADPDCRIRVFFGVGAGGLFRLRDGEWHDIEPRLTDITGEPVVGFGSLPTETPEGDRLTMDLGIPTPPSPYEPAPEPPREPFRFRASVARPGDTLLMCTGGLADPLRGEPDLCEYLTGRWSGPPPGLAAFLADSQVRVKGYADDRTAAAVWEA from the coding sequence TTGGACATCCCCACCCTCCCGCCCACCCCTGTCGGATTCGTCGGCTCAGGCCCTCCCACCTACGACGCCGAACCCACCGCCCTCCCACCCGCAGACCCCGACGAACTCGACGACCTGGTGGCCGACACCGTGCTGGACGGCGCCAGATACGGGACGTGCACGCTGCGAGCGGCGTCCGTGCGAGGGGACTCGGCCAGGTTCCGCGGCGAGCCCCGAAGGGACTCCCTGCTCACCGCCCGCTTCGGTACCGGCGAGCAGGCGCTGATCCTCGTCGCCATGGCCACCGGCGCCCGAGCCACCCCCGGTGCCCACCGCGCCGCCGCCGAGGCCTGCCACTGGATCGGGCGGGCCGTCGGCCGCAGTCACGCCCGGCTCGCACAGGACATCAGCGCCGCCCGCCGCGGTGACCTCAAGTCCGGGCTGCACCGGCTCACCGACCGCAGCCTCGGAAAGCTGCGCGCCAGCGCCGTCGAACAGGGCATCGACCCGGAGGAGTACGCCGCCACCCTGCGCTGTCTGCTCCTGCCCGCCGACCCCGACTGCCGCATCCGCGTCTTCTTCGGCGTCGGCGCGGGCGGTCTCTTCCGTCTCCGCGACGGCGAATGGCACGACATCGAACCCCGCCTCACCGACATCACCGGCGAACCGGTCGTCGGCTTCGGCTCGCTGCCGACCGAGACCCCCGAGGGCGACCGCCTCACCATGGACCTCGGCATCCCCACACCCCCGAGCCCCTACGAACCCGCCCCGGAGCCGCCCCGCGAACCCTTCCGCTTCCGCGCCTCCGTCGCCCGCCCGGGTGACACCCTCCTGATGTGCACCGGAGGCCTCGCCGATCCCCTGCGCGGTGAGCCCGACCTGTGCGAGTACCTCACAGGAAGGTGGTCAGGACCCCCGCCCGGCCTCGCCGCGTTCCTCGCCGACTCCCAAGTCCGGGTCAAGGGATACGCCGACGACCGTACAGCCGCCGCCGTTTGGGAGGCGTGA
- a CDS encoding DUF456 domain-containing protein: protein MGVWDLLLVGLVMLFGLVGVLLPGVPGSWLVWSAVLWWALKDPQPVAWSVLVGATVALFLSQVVRWALPPRRLRASGATPRMGVYAGAGAFLGFFLIPVLGAIPGFMGGIYLSERLRLGRHGAAKAALRTAMRSGGSSVLAELFTCLLIMGAWLGAVLWGG from the coding sequence ATGGGAGTGTGGGACCTCCTGCTGGTCGGCCTGGTCATGCTGTTCGGCCTGGTCGGGGTTCTGTTGCCCGGGGTGCCGGGGTCCTGGCTCGTGTGGTCCGCGGTCCTGTGGTGGGCGCTGAAGGATCCGCAACCGGTCGCGTGGAGCGTGCTCGTGGGGGCCACGGTCGCCCTGTTCCTCTCCCAGGTGGTGCGCTGGGCGCTGCCACCACGCCGGCTGCGGGCGAGCGGGGCCACCCCGCGCATGGGGGTCTACGCCGGAGCGGGCGCGTTCCTCGGCTTCTTCCTGATTCCCGTGCTCGGCGCGATCCCCGGGTTCATGGGCGGCATCTACCTCTCGGAACGCCTCCGCCTCGGCCGCCACGGAGCGGCGAAGGCCGCCCTGCGTACGGCGATGCGCTCGGGCGGCTCCAGCGTGCTGGCGGAACTGTTCACATGTCTGCTGATCATGGGCGCGTGGCTGGGGGCGGTGCTGTGGGGCGGCTGA
- a CDS encoding PPOX class F420-dependent oxidoreductase, translating to MTEFSEAERAYLKSQRLGRLATVDPQGQPQANPVGFFPQDDGTILIGGYAMGRTKKWRNLQKNPKVALVVDDIASLKPWTVRGIDIRGEAELLTGPHELGPHFSEELIRIHPRRIHSWGLEES from the coding sequence ATGACCGAATTCAGCGAGGCCGAGCGCGCGTACCTGAAGTCCCAGCGGCTGGGCCGGCTCGCCACCGTCGACCCGCAGGGACAGCCGCAGGCGAACCCGGTCGGCTTCTTCCCGCAGGACGACGGCACCATCCTGATCGGCGGTTACGCGATGGGCCGCACGAAGAAATGGCGCAACCTCCAGAAGAACCCGAAGGTCGCGCTGGTCGTCGACGACATCGCCAGTCTGAAACCGTGGACGGTGCGCGGCATCGACATCCGCGGGGAGGCGGAGCTCCTCACGGGCCCGCACGAGTTGGGCCCGCACTTCAGCGAGGAACTGATCCGCATCCATCCACGACGGATCCACAGCTGGGGGCTCGAGGAGTCCTAG
- a CDS encoding methylated-DNA--[protein]-cysteine S-methyltransferase, which translates to MATRWTRLDSPVGTLLLTADETGALTSLSVPEQKKGRTVQDGWVHDPTPFRDAQEQLAAYFAGELKEFQLELRPEGTEFRTRVWDALDDVPYGATTTYGEIAARVGASRVAVRAVGGAIGANPLLILRPCHRVIGANGLLTGYAGGLERKTALLTLEGAL; encoded by the coding sequence ATGGCCACCCGCTGGACCCGTCTCGACAGCCCCGTCGGCACCCTGCTCCTCACCGCCGACGAGACCGGCGCGCTGACCTCGTTGTCCGTTCCGGAGCAGAAGAAGGGCCGTACCGTTCAGGACGGTTGGGTCCACGACCCCACCCCCTTCCGGGACGCCCAGGAGCAGCTCGCCGCCTACTTCGCCGGTGAACTCAAGGAGTTCCAGCTGGAGTTGCGTCCTGAAGGTACCGAGTTCCGGACCCGCGTCTGGGACGCCCTCGACGACGTTCCGTACGGGGCGACCACGACGTACGGCGAGATCGCCGCCCGCGTCGGAGCCTCCCGCGTCGCCGTCCGGGCCGTGGGCGGCGCGATCGGTGCGAACCCGCTGCTGATCCTCCGCCCGTGCCATCGGGTGATCGGCGCGAACGGCCTGCTCACCGGGTATGCGGGCGGCCTGGAGCGCAAGACGGCCCTGCTCACCCTCGAAGGAGCCCTCTAG
- a CDS encoding DNA-3-methyladenine glycosylase 2 family protein, whose amino-acid sequence MDEDTRYEAVRSRDARFDGEFFFAVETTGIYCRPSCPAVTPKRRNVRFYATAAAAQGSGFRACRRCRPDAVPGSADWNVRADVVGRAMRLIGDGVVDREGVAGLAGRLGYSARQVQRQLTAELGAGPVALARAQRAHTARVLLQTTGLPVTEIAFASGFASVRQFNDTVREIYASTPSDLRAAARTTRRAATPTAGIPLRLAHRGPYRSEAVFNLLESEAVPGVEEVSGAPGRRTYRRTLRLPHGTGIVAVRERTGTTGTTSGANPGGWLDAHLHLTDPRDLTTAVGRLRRLFDLDADPYAVDERLGEDTRLAPLVAARPGLRSPGAADPEEFAVRALVGRSESERLVQRYGKTLDAPCGSLTHLFPEPAALSEAAGPLGTLATALADGAVRLDPGADRDEVQHALLALPGLDAPTVVVIRTRALGDPDVAPPGLDTPDTWRPWRSYAWQHLRTAGELE is encoded by the coding sequence ATGGACGAAGACACCAGGTACGAAGCCGTCCGCAGCCGGGACGCCCGGTTCGACGGGGAGTTCTTCTTCGCTGTCGAGACGACCGGGATCTACTGCCGGCCCAGCTGTCCCGCGGTCACCCCGAAGCGCCGCAACGTCCGCTTCTACGCGACGGCCGCCGCCGCGCAGGGCTCCGGGTTCCGGGCCTGCCGACGGTGCCGCCCGGACGCGGTCCCCGGTTCCGCGGACTGGAACGTACGCGCGGACGTGGTGGGCCGGGCGATGCGCCTGATCGGCGACGGTGTCGTCGACCGGGAGGGCGTCGCCGGGCTCGCCGGCCGCCTCGGCTACAGCGCCCGCCAGGTCCAGCGCCAGCTCACCGCCGAGCTCGGCGCCGGCCCCGTCGCCCTGGCCCGCGCCCAGCGGGCCCACACCGCGCGCGTCCTGCTCCAGACCACCGGCCTGCCGGTCACGGAGATCGCGTTCGCCTCGGGCTTCGCCAGCGTGCGGCAGTTCAACGACACGGTCCGGGAGATCTACGCCTCCACCCCCAGCGACCTGCGGGCCGCCGCCCGGACCACGCGCCGCGCTGCCACCCCCACGGCGGGCATTCCGCTACGGCTGGCCCACCGCGGCCCCTACCGGTCCGAAGCCGTCTTCAACCTGCTGGAGAGCGAGGCCGTACCCGGCGTCGAGGAGGTGAGCGGGGCACCTGGGCGGCGCACCTACCGCCGTACCCTCCGCCTCCCGCACGGCACCGGTATCGTCGCCGTCCGCGAACGCACCGGCACGACCGGAACCACCTCCGGCGCGAACCCCGGCGGCTGGCTCGACGCCCACCTGCACCTCACCGACCCCCGCGACCTCACCACCGCCGTCGGACGGCTGCGGCGGCTCTTCGACCTCGACGCCGATCCCTACGCCGTCGACGAGCGGCTCGGCGAGGACACCCGGCTCGCTCCCCTGGTCGCCGCCCGCCCAGGACTCCGGTCGCCCGGTGCCGCCGACCCCGAGGAGTTCGCCGTACGGGCACTGGTGGGCCGCAGCGAATCCGAACGGCTCGTCCAGCGATACGGCAAGACCCTGGACGCACCCTGCGGCAGCCTCACCCACCTCTTCCCCGAGCCCGCGGCCCTCTCGGAGGCGGCCGGCCCTCTGGGCACGCTGGCCACCGCCCTGGCCGACGGGGCCGTACGACTCGATCCGGGCGCCGACCGCGACGAGGTGCAGCACGCGCTCCTCGCCCTGCCCGGCCTGGACGCCCCTACGGTCGTCGTCATCCGCACCCGCGCCCTCGGTGACCCCGATGTCGCCCCACCGGGCCTCGACACCCCCGACACCTGGCGCCCCTGGCGCTCCTACGCCTGGCAACACCTGCGTACAGCAGGAGAGTTGGAGTAA
- the rsgA gene encoding ribosome small subunit-dependent GTPase A has product MTSSSTSRVFSALAPYGWDEAWADAFAPYEPEGLLPGRVVRVDRGQCDIVTAEGMMRADTAFVTPPDPMRVLCTGDWAVVEPVGNPRYVRTYLPRRTAFVRSTSSKRSEGQILAANVDHAIVAVSLAVELDLGRIERFLALAWESGAQPVVVLTKADLVPDAVTLSHLVQDVETTAPGVPVLTVSALDGEGLDVLVAVVSGGTTVLLGQSGAGKSTLANVLIGEDVMAVQAARDADGKGRHTTTTRNLLALPGGGVLIDTPGLRGVGLWDAETGVGQVFSEIEALAAQCRFHDCAHESEPGCAVLAAIDSGELPERRLESYRKLIRENQRIVAKTDARLRAEIRKDWKKRGAEGKAAMEAKRGSRR; this is encoded by the coding sequence TTGACTTCCAGCTCCACTTCTCGTGTTTTCTCCGCTCTCGCCCCCTACGGCTGGGACGAGGCATGGGCGGACGCGTTCGCCCCCTACGAGCCCGAGGGTCTCCTGCCCGGACGTGTGGTCCGGGTCGACCGAGGGCAGTGCGACATCGTCACCGCCGAAGGGATGATGCGGGCCGACACGGCCTTCGTCACCCCGCCCGATCCGATGCGGGTCCTGTGCACCGGTGACTGGGCCGTCGTCGAGCCCGTGGGCAACCCCCGCTATGTACGGACGTATCTGCCACGCCGTACCGCATTCGTACGCTCCACCTCCTCCAAGCGGTCCGAGGGGCAGATCCTCGCGGCCAACGTCGACCACGCGATCGTCGCCGTGTCGCTGGCCGTCGAACTCGACCTCGGCCGCATCGAACGGTTCCTTGCCCTGGCCTGGGAGTCCGGCGCACAGCCGGTGGTCGTGCTCACCAAGGCCGACCTCGTGCCGGACGCGGTGACGCTCTCGCATCTCGTCCAGGACGTGGAGACGACGGCGCCGGGCGTCCCGGTGCTGACCGTCAGCGCGCTGGACGGGGAGGGGCTCGACGTACTCGTCGCGGTCGTCTCCGGCGGTACGACCGTGCTGCTCGGGCAGTCCGGCGCGGGGAAGTCGACACTGGCGAACGTGCTCATCGGCGAGGACGTGATGGCTGTGCAGGCCGCACGGGACGCGGACGGGAAGGGGCGCCACACGACCACGACCCGCAACCTCCTCGCCCTGCCGGGCGGGGGAGTACTGATCGACACGCCCGGGCTCAGGGGCGTGGGGCTGTGGGACGCCGAGACCGGTGTCGGCCAGGTGTTCTCCGAGATCGAGGCACTGGCCGCACAGTGCCGCTTCCACGACTGCGCGCACGAGAGTGAGCCGGGGTGCGCGGTGCTGGCCGCGATCGACTCCGGTGAGCTGCCCGAGCGGCGGCTGGAGAGCTACCGGAAGCTGATCCGGGAGAACCAGCGGATCGTGGCGAAGACGGACGCGAGGCTCCGTGCCGAGATCCGGAAGGACTGGAAGAAGAGGGGAGCGGAGGGGAAGGCGGCGATGGAGGCGAAGCGGGGGTCCCGGAGGTAG
- a CDS encoding FAD-binding oxidoreductase: protein MSKRLTCDVVVVGAGMVGAACALYAARAGLDVIVVDRGPVAGGTTGAGEGNLLVSDKEPGPELELALLSGRLWTELAEELGDAVEYELKGGVVVASTSDGLEALEKFATGQRAAGVEAVRVDAGRLRELEPHLAPGLTGGVLYPQDAQVMPTLAAAHLLRASGARLFTGAAVTEVLRGADGAVRGVRTGRGGIHAPHVVNAAGTWGGELAALAGVRLPVLPRRGFVLVTEPLPRLVHHKVYAADYVADVASDSAALQTSPVVEGTAAGPVLIGATRERVGFDRSLSLPALRALAEGATRLFPFLERVRAMRTYLGFRPYMPDHLPAIGPDPRVPGLFHACGHEGAGIGLSTGTGQLIAQVLAGHAPDLDLAPFRPDRFPASDSDSEEAS, encoded by the coding sequence GTGAGCAAGCGACTGACCTGCGATGTCGTGGTCGTCGGAGCCGGAATGGTGGGCGCGGCCTGCGCCCTGTACGCCGCCCGGGCGGGCCTCGACGTGATCGTCGTCGACCGCGGTCCGGTGGCCGGTGGTACGACCGGCGCCGGTGAGGGCAATCTCCTGGTCTCCGACAAGGAGCCGGGGCCCGAGCTCGAACTCGCCCTGCTGTCCGGCCGGTTGTGGACCGAGTTGGCGGAGGAGCTCGGCGACGCAGTCGAGTACGAACTCAAGGGCGGCGTGGTCGTGGCCTCCACCTCCGACGGCCTCGAAGCCCTGGAGAAGTTCGCGACCGGACAACGGGCCGCGGGCGTCGAGGCGGTGCGGGTGGACGCAGGCCGGCTCCGCGAGCTGGAGCCCCACTTGGCACCCGGACTCACGGGCGGTGTGCTGTACCCCCAGGACGCCCAGGTCATGCCGACGCTGGCCGCCGCTCATCTCCTACGGGCCTCGGGTGCCCGGCTGTTCACCGGCGCGGCGGTGACCGAGGTGCTGCGCGGCGCCGACGGTGCCGTGCGCGGGGTGCGGACCGGCCGGGGCGGGATCCATGCCCCGCATGTCGTCAACGCCGCCGGGACCTGGGGCGGTGAGCTGGCCGCGCTGGCGGGAGTGAGGCTCCCCGTGCTCCCCCGGCGCGGCTTCGTCCTCGTGACCGAGCCGCTCCCCCGCCTGGTCCACCACAAGGTGTACGCCGCCGACTACGTGGCCGACGTGGCCAGCGACTCGGCGGCCCTGCAGACCTCACCGGTCGTCGAGGGGACAGCAGCCGGACCCGTCCTGATCGGCGCGACCCGTGAACGGGTGGGCTTCGACCGGTCGTTGTCGCTGCCGGCACTGCGCGCGCTGGCGGAGGGCGCGACGCGGCTGTTCCCGTTCCTGGAGCGGGTGCGTGCGATGCGGACGTACCTCGGCTTCCGGCCGTACATGCCCGATCACCTGCCCGCGATCGGCCCCGATCCGCGGGTGCCCGGGCTGTTCCACGCCTGCGGGCACGAGGGCGCGGGCATCGGACTGTCCACCGGGACAGGGCAGTTGATCGCCCAGGTGCTGGCCGGGCACGCTCCCGACCTCGATCTCGCACCTTTCCGTCCCGACCGATTCCCCGCCTCCGACTCCGACTCCGAGGAGGCCTCGTGA
- a CDS encoding (2Fe-2S)-binding protein gives MNPLELVRAEPGPAFTVALDGREIEALPGQTVAAALWTAGVTSWRTTRGEGRPRGIFCGIGVCFDCLVTVNDRPNQRACLRPLQPGDAIRTQEGTGHDD, from the coding sequence GTGAACCCGCTGGAGCTGGTGCGCGCCGAGCCCGGCCCCGCCTTCACCGTCGCCCTCGACGGGCGGGAGATCGAGGCCCTGCCCGGCCAGACCGTCGCCGCCGCACTGTGGACGGCGGGCGTCACCTCCTGGCGCACCACCCGCGGCGAGGGCCGCCCGCGCGGGATCTTCTGCGGCATCGGCGTCTGCTTCGACTGCCTGGTGACCGTCAACGACCGCCCGAACCAACGGGCTTGCCTGAGGCCCTTGCAGCCGGGCGACGCGATCCGCACGCAGGAGGGAACGGGCCACGATGACTGA